TTCAATATACATATAGGAGAATTTCCTATATGTAAAGTTTCAATCCTTGTTTTAATGGATTCACTATTCTTACCTTTAATGACTATTTGAGTTATACTAACTACCCAGATAAAGTTTCAATCCTTGTTTTAATGGATTCACTATTCTTACTAGGAGGTAAATGTGGCTAACGTAAGTGAAGCATATGTTTCAATCCTTGTTTTAATGGATTCACTATTCTTACATGTAATACTTTACTGTCTGAATGGAATTATCTAATGTCTCAATCCTTGTTCTAATGGATTCACTATTCTTACAAATGGAAAGAAATGTAAAAAATGAAATTTTAAGAAGTCTCAATCCTTGTTCTAATGGATTCACTATTCTTACTAATGAAAGGATAAACAATGAGAAACATGTTGGAAAGGTCTCAATCCTTGTTCTAATGGATTCACTATTCTTACCCGTACTTTTGAGAAAACCCTTTATTTATCAATGTTACAAGAATTTTTTCAGACATTAAAATCATATTTTTTTGATTAATTTTTGTCATTTTTTGCTGTTTTTTTAGCATTTTCCGTAACTCCTAACTAGCATGTTTAGTGGCTTTAAGCGAATTTTTCTCTGCATTTTTAATTTTTAGTAGTGGCAGGAATTTTTTCTACAAACTTATTGTACCATATTTTTTTGATTTTTCAAAGTTTTTTAGAAAAATTTCCCCATTCAAATATTTTATACTAAACTCCATTTAAAAAATAGAAATAAAATTCTACAGCAATTAATTTGGTAGTCTTGTAAAAAAGACTTTAATTACATGAATTTTCTGATTTCTACTATTCAAATGAGGGCTTAGTATTACTTTATCAAAACAAAAAAAGAGAAAAATAATATTATTAAATTTCTCTCTTTTCTCAAACTATATAAAAAATATTTCTAGTTAAATTTTATTTTTTTCTGCTGTCAATTACTTTTTGTGCCAAGTCTCCCATTAATTCTTCATATCTTACAAGTTTCATTTCAAAATATCCACGTCCTTGCGTGATGGCTTTCAATTCGTTGGCATATTTGAATGTTTCTGACATTGGGGCTTCAGCTATTATTTTTTGTTTTGTATTTTTGTGGGCTTCCATTCCTATTACTCTACCACGTTTTTTGTTGATGTCGCCCATTACATCTCCGATATATTCTTCTGGAATGATAATTGTAAGTTCCATAATTGGTTCTAATAAAATTGGTTTTGCTTCCAGCATTCCCTTTTTGAAGGCCAAGTTTGCGGCAATTTTAAAGGCTAATTCTGAAGAATCTACATCGTGATATGAACCGTCGTATAAGACAGCTTTTATGTTAGTTACTGGATAACCAGCTAGAACTCCTTCTTTTAGCGATTCTCTTAATCCTTTTTCTACAGCTGGAATATATGATTTTGGAACGCTTCCACCTGTAATTGTTTCTTCAAAGACAAAGTCTTCATCTACATGAGAAAATTTAATTAATACATCTCCGTATTGTCCGTGCCCTCCTGATTGTTTCTTGTGTTTTCCTTGAACATCAGAAGTTCCTTTGATTGTTTCACGGTACGGCACTTTTAATTCGATAGTTTTTATTGATATTCCAAATTTAGCTTTTAATTTTTCGATAACTGTTGCAGAATGAAGTTCTCCTTGTACTCCTAGCACTGTCTGCCCTGTTTCAAGGTTTCTGTGCCAAGTGAAAGATGGGTCTTCTTCCATTAGGCGGTTAAGTCCAGAAGACATTTTTTCATCATCATTTTTGTTCAAAGGCTCTATTGCCACGAATAATTGTGGTTTTGGAAAAGTTATTTCCTTTATGGCAGCTTCTTTTTCATTAGTTGACAATGTATCAGAAGTTCTTGTACTGTTAAATTTTGAAAATACAACAATATCTCCAGCGATTCCCTTTTGAACTTCTTCCATTTTATTCATAACGAATGTGTAAATTTTTCCAATTCTTTCTTTTGATTTTCTATTTATATTAAAAACTTCGCTATCTTGCTTAACTTCACCAGAATAAACTTTTGCGTATGAAACTTTTCCTAAGAAAGAATCAATCGTAGTTTTGAAAATTTGGCATGTAAATGTATTTTTTTCAGGCTCAATTTTTTTATTGTCGTTAGGTGATGGCAAGAAATCCTTTACCATGTCAAAAGTTGTGTGAAGTCCGATATTTTTTAGAGTCGCACCACAAATAACAGGAATTACAGAACAGTCAAGCACTCCCTGTCTAAGTCCACGATGAATTTCAGCTGTTGTAAACTCAATCCCATTAAAATATTTATCCATTAATTCTTCATCTGTTTCAGCTACCGCTTCCAAAAGCATTTCACGAATTGAATTTATTTCATCATCCATATCAGCGGGCATTTCCACAGTTGCACATTCATTTTTGTTTTTATCAAATTCCCTTGCAAACATATCAATTACATTAATATGCCCACGAAATTCGTTTCCCCGTCCCCAAGGTACATGAAATGGAGCGATTCTTTTACCATATTTTTCTCTCAACTGTGAAAGAATCTTTTCATAATCAGCTTTTTCATTGTCAATTTTATTTACAAAAATAAATCGTGGAATATTTCTGCTGTCTGTCAGCTCAAGAGCCGTTTCTGTCCCAACTGTTAAATCAGTAGTTCCATCAACAATAATAATCGCTCCGTCAACTGCCGCAAGTCCCGATTCAACTTCACCAAAAAAATCTCCGTACCCTGGAATATCCACAAAATTAAATTTCGCAGCCTGATACTCAATGGCATGCAAACTCAAGGAATTAGTAATTTTTGTATCATTTTCATTGACCGCGATACGATTGGTAAGTCCAGCCGTAAATTCCAGCCCCTCCACCATATTACTCTTTCCTGAACCGCTATGTCCTAAAATTCCCACATTTCTAATGTTACTGCTGTCATATATTCTCATAACATTTCCTCCCTGTATCTGCTTTCCTTAATTAATAAAATTTACCTTATATTAAATTTTAACTTGAAATTGGAAAAAATCAAGTAATTTTATTATTTAATTGCTCAAAATTACAGTTTTCATAATTTTATAAAAAATTTTCCTTGTAATTAGAAAAAAAAAATGTTAATATATGTAGCAACATTCTTTAAATTTAAGAAATAAATTTCCCAAATTTCTATTGGTTACAAGGAGAATTCTATAACGAAAGGAGAAGATAATAAATGAAGGAAAATTTTGAGAATAATACCAATTCTCTTTGGGAAAATATAAATGGTATTGAATTTTCAAAAAATGAAGAAATTTATGATATTATAAAAAATAATTTAAAAAACGAAAATGAATTTAAAGTGGATTTTGGCTATGCAGATGGTTTCCATAAAAGCAAAGCTAATAATAAAAAAAACATCCCCATTTCAGATAATGATTTTTCAGAAAACGAAGCAACCATTCCTTATGTCATTATCAATCCTGAAAACGGTCCTTCTGACAAGGCTGATTATGACTATGTTGTTCAAATAAGAAGAAATAAGGAACTTGGAATAAAAAATCTTGGGTATGTCACTACAAATGAATATACAAAAAGTGTAAAAAAAGTATATTCTGAAATTGATAAATATATACAATTTTACGGTTCTGACAATATCTCGGGAATTTTCCTTGATGAAGTTTCATCAGGTACAAATCCTCTAGAAATCGAATACATGGCACAAATATATAATTATATAAAAAATAAGTATCCTGACTCAATCGTAGTTGCAAATCCCGGAGGAACAGTAACAGATGAAATGTCCAAATATTCTGATTTATGGCTAACAAGCGAACTGTCTGCCAATAACTACATCAATCATTGGGTTCCAAGAACCTACAACTTTGAAAATAATCCTGAAAACGCAAGCCGTATTGTGCATGTCATTCATTCTGCAACGCCCGATCAGTACGAAACGCTATTAAAATTGTCAAAAGAGCGAAATGCAGGATTTTTAATGATTACAACCGATGTTCCAAATATTCCCTATAAAGATTTGCCACAAAATTTTGAAAATTTAATATTATCAATAAATAACCCTGAATTTGAAAATTTTTCAAATACAAAAAATGATTTGGCCAGAACATCAATATTTGATAATTCAGATATAAAACCCAAATCTACTGATTCAAAAAATTCTGTATCCGAACAAATTGTGAAAAATATTCAAACAGAAAGCTGCAATCATAATTCAGACCAGTTTGTATCTTCTGGAAAATACAGTATCGCTGGAAATCTTGAAATCTCAAGTCTTGATTTTTGGAAACTTTTAGACTTTCATTATAAAAATAGTGTAAAAAGCTTCTCAAAAAAGATATTCAATCCCCATTTTGACTTTGGATACAGTATTTTAGAAGAATTCATCATAAATGCTTCAAATAAAATAAATGAATCTGGAGACTTTGAGATTGATTTTAACAAGGACTGGAATATTTAACAAAAAAATTAGCTGTTTCATAAGTATCATGATACAGCTTTTTTTATTATTTATTCTACTTTTCACTCTTATCCACAATTACTTTTAACGAATGCCAGCTAAGTGTCGCACATTTTACTCTTGCAGGCATTTGAGCCACATATTCCATAAGAACAGCATCTCCTAATTTTTTGCTTTCTTCACTTGTCAGTTTTTCTTCCTGCTTCATCATTTTGAAAAACAAATTTACTTTTTCCTTTGCTTCTTCCATTGTCTTCCCTTTTACCAAGTCAATCAGCATAGCCATAGAAGCCGTTGAAATGGCACATCCGCTTCCAATAAAAGCGGCATCTGTTATTACTCCATTTTCGTCAGTTTTTATTTCAAGTGTCAAGTCATCTCCACAGTTTGGATTATGCCCACGTTCTGCAAATGTCGGATTTTCGATTTCACGGTTTAGTTCCTTACGTCTGCTGTATTCCAGTATTGTCTGCTGGTATATTTTTTCTAAATTCATATTAAACCTCCTTTTCAAATTTTTTTCTTTTTATTTAGGGCGTGTCTGAAAACTATAAAAATGATAAATTTTTAGCAAATTTTTCAAAATTCAAAATAACAAACACTGATTTTATCGTAATTTATCTAATTTATAAAATTAAAAAATATTAAAACTAACATAGATTTTGAGTTTTAAGACACTGCCTATTTTTCCTATAATTCAAAAACTTCCTTCACTTTTAAAAGCCCTTCTATCAGTTTATCAATATCCTCTTCATTGTTGTAAATGCTAAAACTTGCACGGCAGCACGAAGGGACTCCTAAATACTTCATTAAAGGCTGAGCACAATGATGCCCCGAACGGACTGCTACATTATACGAGTCAAGTATAAATGCCACATCATGAGAATGCACATTTTTTACATTAAAGGCAATAATTCCAGCACGCTCAACATCTTTTGTAAAATATGTCTCTACAAAATCTAGCTTTTTCAATTTTTCTAAAGCAATTTCTGTAAGAGAATTTTCAATTTCATTAATTTTCTCATAACTTACTTCTTCAATAAAATTAATTGCCTCTTCCAGAGTTACTGCCCCTTCCACATTCTGAGTCCCTCCTTCAAATTTATTTGGAAGCGGTGCAAACGTTGATTCCTCCTCTGTTACAAATTCAATCATATCTCCACCGTATAAGAAAGGCGGCATTTTGTCAAGAATATCCTTTTTCCCATACATAACCCCAATTCCCATTGGTGTAAATAATTTATGTCCTGAAAATACAAGAAAATCTGCATCCAGTTCTTGAACATCATGTTTAAAATGCAGCATCGACTGTGCAGCATCCACAAGAATGCGTGTGTTTTTATTTTTGTTTCGTGCAATTTCAATAATTTCTTTTATTGGCTGAATAACTCCTGTAACATTTACCACAGCGGAAACAGCTACAAGTTTTGTTTTATCTGACAATTTATTTTTAAAATCTTCAATATCAAATTGTCCATTTTCAGTAAGATAAACAAATTTTATCTTGGCATTTTTCTTTTTAGCTACAAACTGCCAAGGGACAATGTTTGCGTGATGATTTGAAATTCCTAGAATTATCTCGTCATTTTCATTTATAAATTCCATTCCATAAGAATAGGCGATTAAATTGATTGATTCTGTAGTACTTTTGGTAAAGATTACTTCTTCCGAATATTCTGCATTAATAAATTTCTGTACAGTTTTACGTGCATTTGCCATCAAGTTTGAGGCTTCCATAGACAAGGTATGCGAACCACGTCCTGGATTGCCGTTATATTTTTCATAATATTCCATAATTTTATCCAGCACTCTTTTAGGCTTTTGTGAAGTTGCCGCTGTATCAAGATAGTGATTATTTCTATTCTTAAATATTGGAAATTCTTTTCTATAGTCCATTTTTCCCTCCCTATACAATTTTACCCACAAGCAATAAAAAATTATATCACTTTGTGGGTAATTTTTCAAATTCATATTTTTTATTTTAAATTCTTCTTTCCAGCTCTTCAAATAATTTTTCTCTTAATTTTTCATCATCGATGTTATCCATTATTGGACGGAATGAAGATTCAACTATCAATTTTTTTGCTCTTCCTTCAGAAAGTCCACGGCTCATTAAATAAAATAATTTTGATTCATCAACTTTTCCGACAGAAGCGGCATGTTCTCCGATAACATCATCTTCACTACAAAATAATGTCGGAATAGAGTCAGCTTTTATTTTATCATTTAACAAAATGGCAAATTCCCCTTCACGTCCTTCAGACTTGCTCGAACCTTGCTTAAAGTAAAGGTTTCCACGAAATACTTTTTTAGCTGTATCTTTTACAGCTCCTCTTCCTTGAAGCTCACCAACTGTTCTACGTCCACGGAATACTACTGAATACTCCAAGTCCAGCTTTCTGTCCTCATCAGCAAGGTATGCAGGCCACACATAAACTTCTGATGAATCTTCCTCAAGATAAGATTTATGACTTATTGCATTAATCTTTCCACCTAGTTCAACGCTGTAATATTGAGTTTTTCCTTGACCCAAAGTTTCAATTTTTGATGACTCAAAATTAGAACTTTTTGTATTTAAAGTTTGTATTTTTATAATTTTTACTTCTGCATTTCTCCCAGTGAACACTTTTATAATTCCATTGTGATAAACTGGTGTGTCGTCTTCTGAATCATAAGTAATAATTACCGTAACTTTTGCAAAATCTTCTACTTCAATAACATTGTAGTCAACTAAAAAATTATTTTCTTTATTTGCCCGATAATTTAAGTAAATTGGTTTTTCAACAATTTTTCTCTCTTTTATTTTCAAATATTTCCCTTCGTTATAAAAAGCAAAGTTCTGTTTCTTGAAAAAATCTCCCAATCCATAATCATTATCATTTTTTAAACTTTCAAGTTCTTGCAGGGAATCATTTATATTTTTTATAACAACTCCATCTTGATTTTCATTTTTAACTTCCAGATTATTAAATTCCTTAAAAGTTTCAGGCTCCTCATATTTATAGCCAACCCTTTTCCAATTAACTTTTTCAAGTGTTTTATATTCTTCAAAAATTTTTAATCTGTAATCACTGTTATCAAGATTTTGTATGCTTGATTTTTCTAACATTTTTACTCCTCTCGTTTTTTAAGCAATGTCTTTAAATTATCCAATAGTTCCTTCAAGTTCCAGCTCTATCAATTTATTAAGCTCTACAGCGTATTCAAGCGGAAGCTCCTTAGAAATTGGCTCAACAAATCCTCTTACAATCATCGCCTTTGCTTCATCTTCGCTTATACCTCTTGACATAAGATAAAATATTGCTTCGTCGCTTATTCTTCCGATTTTTGCTTCATGTCCAATATCAACGCTATCGTTATTTATATCAATTATTGGTATAGTGTCTGAAGTTGATTCATTATCCAGCATTAATGATTCACATTCTACAGTTGATCTTGCTCCAGTTGCTTCTGGCAATACTTTTAAAAGCCCTCTATAAAATGCTGTTCCTCCATTTTTGGAAATTGATTTTGAATGAACTGTCGAACTTGTCTGTTTTCCTTGATGAATAATTTTACATCCTGTATCCAAATATTGTCCAGCCGCTGCAAATGTAACTCCTGTAAATTCACATCTTGAACGATCACCTTTTAGAATACTCATTGGGTAAAGCATCGAAACTCTTGATCCAAATGATCCAGAAATCCACTCAACTACTCCATCATCTTCCACTATTGCTCTTTTTGTATTAAGATTGTACATATTTCTTGACCAGTTTTCAATTGTTGAATATCTTAATCTTGCCCCTTTTCTTACAAATAATTCAACCGCTCCTGCATGCAATGCATTTTTTTGATATTTTGGAGCAGAACATCCCTCGATATAATGCAAATCAGCTCCTTCGTCCACAATAATAAGCGTATGCTCAAATTGCCCTGCTTCAGGTGCATTCAATCTAAAGTATGATTGTAAAGGCATATTTACCTTTACTCCTTTTGGAACGTAGATAAATGATCCTCCAGACCATACTGCTCCATGTAATGCCGCAAATTTGTGATCATTAACTGTAATTAATGTCATAAAATATTCCTTTAGCATATCTTCATATTCCACCATTGCAGTTTCAATATCTGTATAAATTACACCTTGTTCTTTCAATTCTTTATGAATGCTGTGATAAACTACTTCCGAATCATATTGTGCTCCTACTCCTGCAAGTGACTGCTTTTCAGCCTCAGGAATTCCAAGTCTGTCAAATGTATCTCTTATATAGCTTGGTACATCATCCCAGTTTTCATTCATAGGTGCCGAATCAGGTTCTAAATAATGCACAATATCATTTACATCAAGATCTGATAAATCTGGACCCCAGTCAGTCATAGGTTTTGAATTGTAAACTTCTAATGCCTTTAATCTAAATTCTTTCATCCACTCAGGCTCATTTTTTCTTTCTGAAATTTTTTTGATAATTTCAGGAGTAAGTCCCTTTTCAGCCTTATATTTATAACGTCCTTCGTCTTTTATATCATAGACACCACGTTCAATGTCTGCAACATATGTTTTTTTTCTATTTTCCATTATTCCCACACTTTCTATTCTGTATTAATTATAATCCTAATTCTTCCTTCATTTTAGCATAGCCATCTTTTTCAATGCTTTCTACTAATTCCTGTCCACCTGTCTTAACAATTTTTCCATTCATCAAAATATGAACAAAATCAGGCTTTAAATAATCCAGCACTTTATCATAGTGTGTAATTA
This is a stretch of genomic DNA from Leptotrichia hofstadii. It encodes these proteins:
- a CDS encoding spherulation-specific family 4 protein; translated protein: MKENFENNTNSLWENINGIEFSKNEEIYDIIKNNLKNENEFKVDFGYADGFHKSKANNKKNIPISDNDFSENEATIPYVIINPENGPSDKADYDYVVQIRRNKELGIKNLGYVTTNEYTKSVKKVYSEIDKYIQFYGSDNISGIFLDEVSSGTNPLEIEYMAQIYNYIKNKYPDSIVVANPGGTVTDEMSKYSDLWLTSELSANNYINHWVPRTYNFENNPENASRIVHVIHSATPDQYETLLKLSKERNAGFLMITTDVPNIPYKDLPQNFENLILSINNPEFENFSNTKNDLARTSIFDNSDIKPKSTDSKNSVSEQIVKNIQTESCNHNSDQFVSSGKYSIAGNLEISSLDFWKLLDFHYKNSVKSFSKKIFNPHFDFGYSILEEFIINASNKINESGDFEIDFNKDWNI
- the sufB gene encoding Fe-S cluster assembly protein SufB, coding for MENRKKTYVADIERGVYDIKDEGRYKYKAEKGLTPEIIKKISERKNEPEWMKEFRLKALEVYNSKPMTDWGPDLSDLDVNDIVHYLEPDSAPMNENWDDVPSYIRDTFDRLGIPEAEKQSLAGVGAQYDSEVVYHSIHKELKEQGVIYTDIETAMVEYEDMLKEYFMTLITVNDHKFAALHGAVWSGGSFIYVPKGVKVNMPLQSYFRLNAPEAGQFEHTLIIVDEGADLHYIEGCSAPKYQKNALHAGAVELFVRKGARLRYSTIENWSRNMYNLNTKRAIVEDDGVVEWISGSFGSRVSMLYPMSILKGDRSRCEFTGVTFAAAGQYLDTGCKIIHQGKQTSSTVHSKSISKNGGTAFYRGLLKVLPEATGARSTVECESLMLDNESTSDTIPIIDINNDSVDIGHEAKIGRISDEAIFYLMSRGISEDEAKAMIVRGFVEPISKELPLEYAVELNKLIELELEGTIG
- a CDS encoding elongation factor G, coding for MRIYDSSNIRNVGILGHSGSGKSNMVEGLEFTAGLTNRIAVNENDTKITNSLSLHAIEYQAAKFNFVDIPGYGDFFGEVESGLAAVDGAIIIVDGTTDLTVGTETALELTDSRNIPRFIFVNKIDNEKADYEKILSQLREKYGKRIAPFHVPWGRGNEFRGHINVIDMFAREFDKNKNECATVEMPADMDDEINSIREMLLEAVAETDEELMDKYFNGIEFTTAEIHRGLRQGVLDCSVIPVICGATLKNIGLHTTFDMVKDFLPSPNDNKKIEPEKNTFTCQIFKTTIDSFLGKVSYAKVYSGEVKQDSEVFNINRKSKERIGKIYTFVMNKMEEVQKGIAGDIVVFSKFNSTRTSDTLSTNEKEAAIKEITFPKPQLFVAIEPLNKNDDEKMSSGLNRLMEEDPSFTWHRNLETGQTVLGVQGELHSATVIEKLKAKFGISIKTIELKVPYRETIKGTSDVQGKHKKQSGGHGQYGDVLIKFSHVDEDFVFEETITGGSVPKSYIPAVEKGLRESLKEGVLAGYPVTNIKAVLYDGSYHDVDSSELAFKIAANLAFKKGMLEAKPILLEPIMELTIIIPEEYIGDVMGDINKKRGRVIGMEAHKNTKQKIIAEAPMSETFKYANELKAITQGRGYFEMKLVRYEELMGDLAQKVIDSRKK
- the sufU gene encoding Fe-S cluster assembly sulfur transfer protein SufU, which encodes MNLEKIYQQTILEYSRRKELNREIENPTFAERGHNPNCGDDLTLEIKTDENGVITDAAFIGSGCAISTASMAMLIDLVKGKTMEEAKEKVNLFFKMMKQEEKLTSEESKKLGDAVLMEYVAQMPARVKCATLSWHSLKVIVDKSEK
- a CDS encoding SufS family cysteine desulfurase, which gives rise to MDYRKEFPIFKNRNNHYLDTAATSQKPKRVLDKIMEYYEKYNGNPGRGSHTLSMEASNLMANARKTVQKFINAEYSEEVIFTKSTTESINLIAYSYGMEFINENDEIILGISNHHANIVPWQFVAKKKNAKIKFVYLTENGQFDIEDFKNKLSDKTKLVAVSAVVNVTGVIQPIKEIIEIARNKNKNTRILVDAAQSMLHFKHDVQELDADFLVFSGHKLFTPMGIGVMYGKKDILDKMPPFLYGGDMIEFVTEEESTFAPLPNKFEGGTQNVEGAVTLEEAINFIEEVSYEKINEIENSLTEIALEKLKKLDFVETYFTKDVERAGIIAFNVKNVHSHDVAFILDSYNVAVRSGHHCAQPLMKYLGVPSCCRASFSIYNNEEDIDKLIEGLLKVKEVFEL
- the sufD gene encoding Fe-S cluster assembly protein SufD; the protein is MLEKSSIQNLDNSDYRLKIFEEYKTLEKVNWKRVGYKYEEPETFKEFNNLEVKNENQDGVVIKNINDSLQELESLKNDNDYGLGDFFKKQNFAFYNEGKYLKIKERKIVEKPIYLNYRANKENNFLVDYNVIEVEDFAKVTVIITYDSEDDTPVYHNGIIKVFTGRNAEVKIIKIQTLNTKSSNFESSKIETLGQGKTQYYSVELGGKINAISHKSYLEEDSSEVYVWPAYLADEDRKLDLEYSVVFRGRRTVGELQGRGAVKDTAKKVFRGNLYFKQGSSKSEGREGEFAILLNDKIKADSIPTLFCSEDDVIGEHAASVGKVDESKLFYLMSRGLSEGRAKKLIVESSFRPIMDNIDDEKLREKLFEELERRI